In one window of Miscanthus floridulus cultivar M001 chromosome 12, ASM1932011v1, whole genome shotgun sequence DNA:
- the LOC136496309 gene encoding uncharacterized protein yields MQRWTRNGMLDFSQPSASSPYGFYDAGQGASSSRGGRSHGCRSQDKEQRNLEKNLTKVRKEWMKVKEEMGYARLLSEHLSETVTEADRKVAAMLQELDRTDKYMQDILSSSQQK; encoded by the coding sequence ATGCAGCGGTGGACTCGCAACGGGATGCTGGACTTCTCGCAGCCGTCGGCGTCATCCCCGTACGGCTTCTACGACGCCGGACAGGGAGCGTCGAGCAGCCGCGGCGGCAGATCACACGGCTGCCGGAGCCAGGACAAGGAGCAGCGCAATCTGGAGAAGAACCTGACCAAGGTGCGCAAGGAGTGGATGAAGGTGAAGGAGGAGATGGGGTACGCGAGGCTGCTGAGCGAGCACCTCAGCGAGACGGTGACGGAGGCCGACCGGAAGGTGGCTGCCATGCTGCAGGAGCTCGACCGCACGGACAAGTATATGCAGGACATACTGTCCTCGTCCCAGCAGAAGTGA